A stretch of Geomonas oryzisoli DNA encodes these proteins:
- a CDS encoding glycosyltransferase family 4 protein, with protein MKRNILYLIESSETGGAENIFAQLVNGVDRRRYTPHVALLYPGPLYDRLVADGWSPVLVDTRPGALDCRLLLGIFRLVRRLDIQLVHSHLFTTNVYASALRSLTGVPVISTFHGVVDVSPDDRCSRLKWLVINGFSSSVVFVSEGLQREFVRAGLASSRKSVVIYNGVDFSRFQTLPPKGEARGRLGIGDGAYVILCVGDLRPAKGYRDALEATAVIRATVPEALLVIAGTKTELYPELLALCDELKIRECVRFLGYRDDVADLFAASDVYLSCSLSEGFSLTVVEAMAAGVPVVATRSGGPEEIVVDGTTGLLVDVAEPAQMAGAILSYRNDPAHGRRVAAAAQRDAGERFTLQGMIHSYQELYDSILGAA; from the coding sequence ATGAAACGAAACATCCTTTATCTCATAGAGTCGTCTGAAACAGGAGGCGCGGAAAACATCTTCGCCCAGTTGGTGAACGGCGTCGACAGGCGCAGGTATACCCCCCACGTGGCGCTCTTGTATCCCGGCCCGTTGTACGACCGGCTCGTCGCCGACGGGTGGAGCCCGGTGCTTGTCGACACCCGCCCCGGCGCCCTCGACTGCCGGTTGTTGCTGGGGATATTCAGGCTGGTGCGCAGGCTTGACATCCAGCTGGTGCATTCGCACCTGTTCACGACCAACGTGTACGCCAGCGCGCTCCGTTCCCTGACCGGAGTCCCGGTGATCTCCACGTTCCACGGGGTCGTCGACGTCAGCCCGGATGACCGTTGCAGCAGGCTGAAGTGGCTGGTGATCAACGGGTTTTCCTCCAGTGTGGTCTTCGTCTCGGAAGGATTGCAGCGGGAATTCGTCCGAGCCGGTCTCGCGTCTTCACGAAAGTCGGTGGTGATTTACAACGGCGTCGACTTTTCCAGGTTCCAGACCCTGCCGCCAAAGGGTGAGGCCAGAGGTCGTCTCGGGATCGGGGATGGAGCCTACGTCATCTTGTGTGTCGGTGACCTGAGGCCAGCCAAAGGTTACCGTGACGCCCTGGAGGCGACCGCTGTCATACGGGCGACGGTTCCCGAGGCGCTTTTGGTGATAGCCGGTACGAAAACGGAGCTTTACCCGGAGCTGCTTGCTCTTTGTGACGAACTGAAAATCCGGGAGTGCGTAAGGTTCCTCGGTTACCGGGACGACGTTGCAGACCTCTTTGCCGCTTCGGATGTCTATCTCTCATGCTCTCTAAGCGAAGGCTTTTCGCTCACGGTGGTGGAGGCCATGGCGGCCGGCGTACCCGTCGTCGCCACCCGCAGCGGCGGGCCCGAAGAGATCGTGGTAGACGGCACGACCGGCCTGCTCGTTGACGTCGCCGAACCGGCGCAGATGGCTGGCGCAATCCTCTCCTACCGCAACGACCCGGCCCATGGGCGCCGCGTTGCCGCCGCCGCGCAGCGTGACGCGGGTGAGCGCTTCACGCTGCAGGGGATGATTCATTCCTACCAGGAACTCTATGACAGCATCCTGGGGGCGGCATGA
- a CDS encoding glycosyltransferase — MKITIVIPVLNGIKYIGQCVVSLRQMDTCGHVVDIIVVDNGSSDGTVELLKELGVFCTVHRGVTVSQLRNIGAGYAVGPFVGFVDSDCLVRRDWLVKALEVMASDDRIGVVGSFYGVGDDPTWVEELWCDRKGGIEGGVAFLPAGNMFVRKDLFDALGGFSTTLVTGEDYEFCRRVRSCDKLVFSAPSVAVKHLGNVKMLRDIVRKERWYGLGMFAGNVFTSKPLISSFAFVLLCAGTALSLLFAREYLAVLLALLFALLVVVSLGFCRTAQSFNLVKLFQFLPISACYMLGRFLSVWDLVMLKSKRTWG, encoded by the coding sequence ATGAAGATCACCATCGTCATACCGGTTTTGAACGGCATCAAGTACATCGGCCAATGTGTCGTAAGCTTGCGGCAGATGGATACCTGCGGCCATGTGGTCGATATCATCGTGGTCGACAACGGTTCCAGCGACGGGACCGTGGAGCTGCTCAAGGAGCTCGGTGTCTTCTGTACCGTGCATCGCGGCGTGACCGTTTCACAGTTGCGCAACATCGGCGCCGGCTACGCCGTGGGCCCCTTCGTAGGCTTTGTCGACAGCGACTGTCTGGTGCGGCGGGACTGGCTCGTCAAAGCCCTGGAGGTCATGGCAAGCGACGACCGGATCGGCGTGGTCGGGAGCTTCTACGGGGTAGGGGACGATCCGACCTGGGTAGAGGAGCTGTGGTGCGACAGGAAGGGGGGCATCGAGGGGGGTGTCGCGTTTCTGCCCGCCGGCAACATGTTCGTCCGCAAGGACCTGTTCGACGCGTTGGGCGGCTTTTCCACCACCCTCGTGACCGGCGAGGATTACGAATTCTGTCGGCGTGTCCGTAGCTGTGACAAGCTGGTGTTCAGCGCGCCGTCCGTTGCCGTCAAGCACCTTGGCAACGTGAAGATGCTCAGGGACATCGTCCGAAAGGAGCGGTGGTACGGCCTGGGCATGTTTGCGGGCAACGTCTTCACCTCGAAGCCGCTCATCAGTTCATTCGCCTTTGTCCTGCTTTGCGCCGGGACAGCGCTGTCGCTGTTATTTGCCCGGGAATACCTGGCGGTCCTCCTGGCCCTGCTTTTTGCGCTGCTGGTCGTTGTTTCGCTTGGCTTTTGCAGGACGGCGCAATCGTTCAACTTGGTCAAACTGTTTCAGTTCCTGCCGATTTCGGCGTGCTACATGCTCGGGCGCTTTCTTTCGGTCTGGGACCTGGTCATGCTGAAGTCGAAGAGAACGTGGGGATAA
- a CDS encoding polysaccharide deacetylase family protein, which produces MKTGSLKAGIKSLAGSLLYHARFFDLVLKRIGSTRYLVLMYHRILPASEQGRLHQEGMYVTTDTFERHLEFLKRHFRLGSVQDLVGVENPAPERQRPLCILTFDDGWSDFYDYAYPLLQRHEVPALVFLPTDYIGTGRRFWSESLRRLFEGAVTAGRQAELVAMVKRRFPGLPLGEDVAAVLEALTVHLKSCSAEETASLLRSLEGVAVPATPPPDFLTWEQVHEMRASGLVSFGSHSCSHRMLTSLGAGEVRSELSDSRDQLRAHGVVGDEVAFCFPNGNYDDTGVALLSEEGYACAFTTRYGWNPVTADRYRLNRVGLHQDVARSDGLLVYRLLYPLIMRR; this is translated from the coding sequence ATGAAAACCGGCAGCCTCAAAGCGGGGATAAAATCCCTGGCCGGGTCGCTTCTCTACCATGCCCGTTTCTTCGACCTGGTCCTGAAGCGTATCGGGAGCACCCGATACCTGGTGCTCATGTACCACCGCATCCTCCCTGCCTCGGAGCAAGGCCGGCTGCACCAGGAAGGGATGTACGTCACGACGGATACCTTCGAAAGGCATCTTGAGTTCCTGAAACGCCACTTCCGGCTGGGGAGCGTGCAGGACCTCGTCGGTGTGGAGAATCCGGCCCCGGAGCGCCAAAGGCCTCTGTGCATCCTGACCTTTGATGACGGCTGGTCCGATTTTTACGACTATGCCTATCCGCTGCTGCAAAGGCACGAGGTGCCTGCGCTTGTCTTCCTGCCGACCGACTACATCGGCACCGGACGACGTTTTTGGAGCGAGTCCCTCAGGCGTCTCTTCGAGGGGGCCGTCACCGCGGGGAGACAGGCGGAACTGGTCGCTATGGTCAAGCGGCGGTTCCCGGGACTGCCGCTGGGAGAGGACGTTGCGGCCGTGCTGGAAGCCTTGACGGTACATCTCAAGAGTTGCAGTGCAGAAGAAACCGCTTCGCTGCTGCGCTCGCTGGAGGGGGTCGCGGTGCCGGCCACCCCGCCGCCGGACTTCCTCACCTGGGAGCAGGTCCACGAGATGCGGGCTTCCGGCCTGGTTTCCTTCGGCTCGCATTCCTGCTCGCACCGGATGCTCACCTCACTTGGCGCCGGAGAGGTGCGGAGCGAGCTGTCCGACTCGAGGGACCAGCTGAGGGCACACGGGGTGGTGGGAGACGAAGTCGCTTTTTGTTTCCCAAACGGCAACTATGACGATACAGGCGTTGCCTTGCTGAGCGAGGAAGGCTACGCCTGTGCTTTCACCACCAGGTACGGGTGGAATCCGGTGACAGCGGACCGGTACCGGCTGAACCGGGTCGGGCTGCACCAGGACGTGGCGCGCTCCGACGGGCTTTTGGTCTACCGGTTGCTGTACCCGTTGATTATGCGGCGTTGA
- a CDS encoding O-antigen ligase family protein has product MEAVKSAATTVDFPDAGGDLKNLELRSLLAFVRRQDLLFWAVNLYLFFEYIRPQTLYPVLDVMPYAAVAIVVSMLLLVLTKKNFVRNPAGKLFFLLLVVIFSSSIMGLSTETSLSKIYIVISWFLVYLLIANAFDTEDSFLLMMLVFLVYNFKMAQFAFRGWASIGFGFGKDGTGGGPGWFANSGEFGIEMCIFFSLSAYFFLSLRKGWPRWKQWFFGLFPAAALAGIISSSSRGAVLGALSVVCLMLFQSSRKWRALFLVALLVVVAYSVVPAEQLGRFSAVGTDATSINRMARWDKGLEMVKMYPFLGVGYANWAAADMRFFGGNGDLCHNIFIECASELGYLGLAAFLSLVFITFKNNHDTRKMVKGTEDSAFITGMAHGLDCALVGYLVTGFFVTVMYYPYFWVNLGMTVALNSAARKKIKA; this is encoded by the coding sequence ATGGAAGCGGTCAAAAGCGCTGCAACAACGGTGGATTTTCCGGATGCGGGGGGCGATCTCAAGAACCTTGAGCTTCGTTCTCTCCTTGCCTTCGTCAGGCGGCAGGACCTGCTGTTCTGGGCGGTCAACCTGTACCTGTTCTTCGAGTACATCCGTCCCCAGACTCTGTACCCGGTGCTGGACGTGATGCCGTACGCCGCGGTGGCCATCGTCGTCTCGATGCTGCTGCTGGTGCTTACCAAGAAGAACTTCGTGAGGAACCCGGCGGGGAAGCTTTTTTTCCTGCTGCTGGTGGTGATCTTCTCATCCAGCATCATGGGGCTCTCCACCGAGACCTCGCTGTCGAAGATATACATCGTCATATCCTGGTTCCTGGTCTACCTGCTGATTGCCAACGCCTTCGATACCGAAGACAGTTTTCTCCTCATGATGCTGGTGTTCCTCGTCTACAACTTCAAGATGGCGCAGTTCGCCTTCAGAGGCTGGGCGAGCATAGGGTTTGGCTTCGGCAAGGACGGCACCGGCGGCGGGCCCGGCTGGTTTGCCAATTCAGGCGAGTTCGGCATAGAGATGTGCATCTTTTTTTCGCTGTCGGCCTACTTCTTCCTCTCCCTCAGAAAGGGGTGGCCGAGATGGAAGCAGTGGTTCTTCGGGCTGTTCCCGGCAGCCGCACTCGCCGGGATCATCTCGAGCTCTTCAAGGGGCGCCGTTTTGGGCGCGCTGTCCGTGGTCTGCTTGATGCTCTTCCAGAGCAGCCGCAAATGGCGCGCGCTTTTCCTGGTGGCCCTGTTGGTGGTTGTCGCCTACTCCGTGGTACCTGCCGAGCAGCTCGGCAGGTTTTCCGCGGTCGGCACCGACGCCACCTCCATCAACCGCATGGCCCGCTGGGACAAGGGGCTGGAGATGGTAAAGATGTACCCGTTCCTGGGGGTGGGGTATGCCAACTGGGCTGCGGCCGACATGCGCTTTTTCGGAGGCAACGGCGACCTCTGCCACAACATCTTCATCGAGTGTGCCTCCGAGCTCGGCTACCTGGGTCTGGCCGCCTTTCTCTCCCTGGTATTCATCACCTTCAAGAACAACCATGACACCAGGAAGATGGTGAAAGGCACGGAAGATTCCGCTTTCATCACCGGTATGGCTCACGGCCTGGACTGCGCCCTGGTCGGCTACCTGGTGACCGGCTTTTTCGTCACCGTCATGTACTACCCGTACTTCTGGGTGAACCTGGGTATGACCGTTGCGCTCAACAGCGCGGCGCGAAAAAAAATCAAGGCATGA